CCTGCGGCCCTCAAATCCGTGGCCGAATGGTTTCCGAAGGCCGACCGGTCGCTCGCGGTGGGAATCGTCACCATGGGGCCGGGCCTGGGGGCGATCATTGCACCGCCCGTGCTCGGCTCGCTCGCGCTGGCTTTCGGCTGGCAGGCTGCATTTCTTGTTCCCGGCCTGGCTGGTTTTCTCTGGCTGTGGATCTGGCTTGCGTGGTATGAGCTGCCGGAACGGCATGCCCGTATCAGTGCCAGCGAGCGCGACTTGATCCTGGCCGAGCGGGCTCCTCCACAGTCGGGGAAAGAGGCGATTCGTTGGAGCGTGTTACTCGGCTATTTCCGCCACCGTGAGGTCTGGGGTCTCGTCCTCAGTCGCTTTTCGAACGATGGCGCCTTCTATTTCTTTGTGACCTGGCTGCCGACCTACCTGGCCCAGGTGCAAGGCTTCGACCTGCGAAAGATCGCCGCTTTTGCCTGGATTCCATTCCTGGCCGCTGACATCGGCAGCCTCGCTGGAGGTTGGTCCGCTCAGAGCCTGATCCGGCGGGGAACCAGCCTCGACGCCGCCCGCAAGCGCTTGATCTGGATCGGAGCGTTGTTGGTGGTGGTGTCGCTGTTCCCGCTGATCACCGGGTCTGCATGGATCGCGATTGCAGCAATTGGCCTGGCCATGTTTGCCATTCAGTTCAAGGCTGCGAACCTGTTCGCCTTGCCGGTGGATCTTTTCCCGCCGCAGGAAGTCGGTGGCGTCTGGGGTCTGTTCGGTGCCATCGGCAGCCTTGGAGGGATGGCCTTTGTGGCAGCAGCCGGGTGGGTGTCGGAACACTACGCCTACGATCCGGTTTTCTGGGCTGTCGGCGTGACGCAGCTCCTGTCCGCGGTATTCGTCAGTCTGCTGATCCCGACAATTGCGCCACTCGACCGCAAAAGCGGCATACAGCGGAGCGCGGCGTGATGACTCGGGCCCGCCGCGTCGGCGCCGCGATGCTCTCGGGCATCGAGCGGATCGAGCGCACCGTGGCCTTTTCCGCGTTCATGGTGCTGGTCGCCGTCCTGTTCAGCGATGTGCTGAGCCGGGAGCTGACCGGCGCCGGGCTCCCCTGGGCCCGTGACGCGGGGGTTCTCGCGAATCTCCTGCTGACCATGGTTGGAATTGGAATTGCCTCGTCCGAGGGCGCTCACCTGCGGCCACGGTTCGCCGATCGCTGGCTGCCCGCCAACTGGTCGCCGGTGCTCGATGTTCTGCAGGATGGGTTGATGGCGCTCTTCTGCCTGGCGTTCGCAGCCGTCGCTGCCACGGCCGTTGTCGAAACTGCCATGCTCGGCGAGCAGTTGCCTGTTCTGCGCTGGCCGGTGTGGCCATTTCAGTTGGTGATCCCGGTCGTGTTCTCCATCGCTGCCTTCCGCCATGGCCTGATCGCGATGTTTCCGGAGCTTCGTGTCAAGCAGAAGCGGGTGGAGCAGGAGTGATGGACTGGCTCGGGCTGTTCGCGCTGACGCTGCTCCTGCTGCTGCTCCGGCAGAATCTGCTCGTGCTGCTCGGTGTCGCGATCGCCTATGCAAATCTCGTTTTCGGCGATGGACGGCTGACCGACATCGTCGCGGACGTATGGGACGCGGCCAACAAGGAGGTGCTGCTCTCGATACCGCTGTACATCCTGGCAGGCAACATCATGGCTCGCGGTGTGATGGCTACACGCCTGATCCGGCTCATGCG
This genomic interval from Gammaproteobacteria bacterium contains the following:
- a CDS encoding TRAP transporter small permease, with translation MTRARRVGAAMLSGIERIERTVAFSAFMVLVAVLFSDVLSRELTGAGLPWARDAGVLANLLLTMVGIGIASSEGAHLRPRFADRWLPANWSPVLDVLQDGLMALFCLAFAAVAATAVVETAMLGEQLPVLRWPVWPFQLVIPVVFSIAAFRHGLIAMFPELRVKQKRVEQE
- a CDS encoding MFS transporter codes for the protein MQKARAWRGTLGAWRWRIAALLCLITTINYLDRQALAITGPVLIREFGLTNTQFGLINSAFLFAYAFGHLLVGLIIDRLGTRRAFKFAVVAWSIAGIMHAAGRGFASLLLLRGVLGLTEAANFPAALKSVAEWFPKADRSLAVGIVTMGPGLGAIIAPPVLGSLALAFGWQAAFLVPGLAGFLWLWIWLAWYELPERHARISASERDLILAERAPPQSGKEAIRWSVLLGYFRHREVWGLVLSRFSNDGAFYFFVTWLPTYLAQVQGFDLRKIAAFAWIPFLAADIGSLAGGWSAQSLIRRGTSLDAARKRLIWIGALLVVVSLFPLITGSAWIAIAAIGLAMFAIQFKAANLFALPVDLFPPQEVGGVWGLFGAIGSLGGMAFVAAAGWVSEHYAYDPVFWAVGVTQLLSAVFVSLLIPTIAPLDRKSGIQRSAA